Proteins from a genomic interval of Musa acuminata AAA Group cultivar baxijiao chromosome BXJ1-9, Cavendish_Baxijiao_AAA, whole genome shotgun sequence:
- the LOC135593214 gene encoding uncharacterized protein LOC135593214 — protein sequence MSSFSGNSSGRAPSSAASFDSYKFDFGLAGSARGSAARPLKDQKPSPYVASSAPSSKPAAPAWSHQPSRPSWTPAAPAPSGASGISRSGNLSSTPASMVGDIFGKSWVSAAPSSAKSGLAIPKSDPNLFGDLVGSALGQGRGGSSNVPLKSAAHKNTFSMGNLSDSLPRSTNPTTSAAAAANSTPMRSSSLGSSDDLGNFPFFNQPGPKIGTPMGSGGQPMKSTAGVPPTNAKRDPFGSLVDFGSKPTAKAPMSSANSSNMSGASPGADDFSFGAFQNANSTKKSDIGISGAGFSSPPPPQQPTPPKADTDPLDMFFSSSAAAAPAAGVASEASGSQQFSEMNDWDLGSEFGGHDTGGSTMELEGLPPPPSGVTAPAAKTKGLDNYKQGQFADAIKWLSWAVVLLEKSGDNDSMAEVLSCRASCYKEVGEYKKAVADCSKVLEKDTANVLMLVQRALLYESMEKYKLGAEDLRMVLKIDPGNRLARSTIHRLNKFAD from the exons ATGAGCTCCTTCTCCGGCAACAGCTCAGGTCGCGCCCCCTCATCCGCCGCCTCCTTCGACTCCTACAAGTTCGACTTCGGCCTCGCCGGATCCGCCCGGGGCTCGGCCGCCCGTCCCCTCAAGGACCAGAAACCCAGTCCCTACGTCGCCTCCTCCGCCCCCTCCTCCAAGCCCGCCGCCCCCGCCTGGTCCCACCAGCCCTCTCGGCCCTCGTGGACCCCCGCCGCGCCCGCGCCCTCCGGCGCCTCCGGCATCTCTAGATCTGGCAACCTCTCCAGCACCCCCGCTTCCATGGTCGGTGATATATTCGGCAAGAGCTGGGTGTCGGCCGCTCCCTCTTCCGCCAAATCTGGCCTTGCGATCCCCAAATCTGACCCTAATCTCTTCGGTGATCTCGTTGGATCCGCCCTCGGCCAGGGCCGTGGCGGATCTAGCAACGTTCCGTTGAAGTCCGCTGCTCACAAGAATACCTTCTCCATGGGCAATTTATCCGATTCCCTCCCTAGATCGACTAATCCTACCACCTCCGCCGCTGCTGCGGCCAACAGTACCCCAATGAGGTCTAGCAGCCtgggatcttccgacgatcttggaAATTTCCCATTTTTTAATCAGCCTGGTCCTAAGATCGGGACTCCGATGGGTAGTGGTGGGCAACCGATGAAATCGACGGCTGGAGTCCCACCGACGAATGCTAAAAGGGATCCTTTTGGTTCGTTGGTTGATTTTGGATCAAAGCCCACTGCAAAAGCACCGATGTCGTCGGCAAATTCATCCAATATGAGCGGTGCCAGTCCCGGTGCTGATGATTTCTCTTTTGGCGCGTTCCAGAACGCCAATTCGACAAAAAAGAGCGACATTGGAATTAGTGGTGCCGGCTTTTCTTCTCCGCCACCACCACAACAGCCTACTCCCCCTAAAGCTGACACGGATCCATTGGACATGTTCTTCTCTTCGTCTGCAGCTGCTGCTCCTGCTGCGGGAGTCGCCTCAGAGGCATCAGGGAGCCAGCAATTCTCTGAAATGAATGATTGGGACCTGGGTTCTGAGTTTGGAGGACATGACACTGGTGGGTCAACGATGGAGCTTGAGGGCCTGCCGCCACCACCCTCAGGCGTCACAGCACCAGCTGCAAAGACCAAGGGATTAGATAATTACAAGCAGGGCCAATTTGCTGATGCTATCAAGTGGCTTTCATGGGCAGTTGTGCTTTTGGAGAAATCTGGGGACAATGATTCAATGGCTGAGGTCTTATCTTGCAGAGCCTCGTGCTACAAAGAAGTTGGCGAATATAAGAAGGCTGTGGCTGACTGCTCGAAG GTGTTAGAGAAAGATACGGCAAATGTCTTAATGCTAGTACAACGAGCACTTTTGTACGAGAGTATGGAAAAATACAAACTTGGTGCTGAAGATTTGAGGATGGTCCTGAAAATCGACCCTGGTAATAGGCTTGCAAGAAGTACAATCCACCGTTTAAATAAATTTGCTGATTAA